From one Thermatribacter velox genomic stretch:
- the rpiB gene encoding ribose 5-phosphate isomerase B: MYLVIASDHFGYPLKQVIVEHLKAKGVELEDLGVFSENEEVLYPDVALKACMGIKEGKYQYGILVCGTGIGMALAANKIPGIYAACAHDIYSAERAKKSNNSNVLTLGRHIVGPELAKKLVDAWLESDFQGGRSLPKVERIREIEKKFLKEA; the protein is encoded by the coding sequence ATGTACCTGGTCATTGCTTCAGACCACTTTGGATATCCCCTGAAGCAGGTAATTGTGGAACACCTGAAAGCAAAAGGAGTTGAGCTTGAGGACTTGGGAGTGTTTTCAGAGAACGAAGAAGTACTTTACCCCGATGTCGCCTTAAAAGCCTGCATGGGGATTAAAGAAGGGAAATACCAGTATGGGATTCTGGTTTGTGGCACCGGCATTGGAATGGCGCTTGCTGCCAATAAAATTCCCGGTATTTACGCTGCCTGCGCTCATGATATTTATTCTGCAGAGAGAGCCAAAAAAAGCAACAATTCTAACGTTTTGACGCTGGGAAGGCACATTGTTGGGCCGGAGCTTGCCAAAAAGCTGGTTGACGCCTGGTTGGAGAGCGATTTTCAGGGAGGGCGTTCTTTGCCCAAAGTTGAGCGTATCAGGGAAATCGAGAAAAAGTTTTTGAAGGAGGCATAA
- a CDS encoding alcohol dehydrogenase catalytic domain-containing protein, which produces MEVERTSDIPRKMKAVVAYKPGDYRLEEVDVPAINEDEVLLRVGGCGICAGDVKGYHGAPSFWGGDGQPAWIIAPFIPGHEFYGQVVAIGDQAREKYGLNLGDWVVSEQIIPCGKCRFCLEGSYWMCEVHHIYGFQGKVADGAFAEYVKLPSTARNYRLPDGFPLEVAPYVEPLACAIHAVERADIQFYDVVVIAGMGALGLGMLQAAKLKNPQMVIVLDVRDQRLELARKLGADLALNPAKEDVVKKIKELTDGYGCDVYIQASGHPNGVIQGLQAIRKMGRYVEFSVYNEPTTVDWSIIGDRKELDLRGAHLSPKAYPSAIRFLNSGEIKADEIITNRLPLDNFMEGFKLVEKGEESIKVVLIP; this is translated from the coding sequence ATAGAAGTGGAAAGAACGAGTGATATTCCTCGCAAAATGAAAGCGGTAGTGGCTTATAAGCCTGGGGACTATCGTTTGGAAGAAGTCGATGTTCCAGCAATTAACGAAGATGAGGTACTTTTGAGAGTGGGTGGTTGTGGTATTTGTGCTGGCGATGTGAAAGGATACCACGGTGCTCCTTCTTTCTGGGGAGGAGATGGCCAACCTGCTTGGATTATTGCTCCCTTTATTCCGGGTCACGAATTTTATGGACAGGTCGTAGCCATAGGTGATCAAGCCCGAGAGAAGTACGGATTAAACCTTGGTGATTGGGTAGTCTCAGAGCAAATTATTCCCTGTGGTAAGTGTCGCTTTTGTTTAGAGGGAAGTTACTGGATGTGCGAAGTGCACCACATTTACGGTTTCCAGGGCAAAGTTGCTGATGGTGCTTTTGCAGAATACGTGAAACTCCCTTCTACAGCCCGCAATTATCGTTTGCCGGACGGCTTTCCTCTGGAAGTGGCTCCTTATGTTGAGCCTCTGGCCTGTGCCATTCATGCTGTAGAACGGGCAGATATCCAGTTTTACGATGTAGTGGTAATTGCTGGTATGGGTGCTCTGGGATTAGGCATGCTGCAAGCTGCGAAGCTTAAGAATCCCCAGATGGTTATTGTCTTGGATGTCAGGGATCAAAGGTTGGAGTTAGCCAGGAAGCTGGGGGCAGATCTTGCTCTCAATCCGGCCAAGGAGGATGTGGTAAAGAAGATAAAGGAACTTACCGATGGTTATGGTTGCGATGTGTATATTCAGGCAAGTGGGCATCCCAACGGGGTTATCCAGGGTTTGCAGGCCATAAGGAAAATGGGCAGGTATGTGGAATTCAGTGTTTATAATGAGCCAACCACCGTTGACTGGAGCATAATTGGAGACCGTAAAGAACTGGATTTGCGCGGAGCACATTTGAGTCCAAAGGCGTATCCTTCGGCAATTCGTTTTCTTAATTCAGGCGAAATAAAGGCCGATGAAATCATCACTAATCGACTTCCTCTTGATAATTTTATGGAAGGTTTTAAACTGGTAGAAAAGGGTGAGGAATCCATTAAGGTTGTGCTCATACCTTGA
- a CDS encoding ABC transporter ATP-binding protein, whose protein sequence is MAEVRVEHVWKFYREELGESGRVLAVEDVSFVCEDKSFLCLLGPSGCGKTTTLRMIAGLEKISKGDIYIGQRKVNNLHPRDRQIAMAFESYALYPPLTVFDNIAFPLRARKYPEKKIRDKINTVAELLEIQDILNHRPARLSGGEQQRVSLARALVREDALVTLMDEPISHLDSQLKAKLRIELKRVQEEWGLTVIYVTHDQLEALSMADRVVVMNLGRIQQIGSPIELYEKPSNLFVAGFIGEPPMNFIECALAKEGDKFFLRSTFFNFELDRGLGSEIAKESKAPQKLIMGVRPGDMTLGKSEDAESYSLQGQIFSIEPHGESSVVILNLEKDVQIYVEVPGLPEAAEGEVAWVSFSKQKMHVFDGETGEVIRIS, encoded by the coding sequence ATGGCTGAGGTGCGAGTTGAGCATGTTTGGAAGTTTTATAGAGAGGAGCTCGGTGAATCAGGGAGAGTACTTGCGGTAGAGGATGTTTCTTTTGTGTGTGAAGATAAAAGTTTTTTATGCTTGCTTGGTCCATCAGGATGTGGGAAAACCACCACTTTACGTATGATTGCTGGTCTTGAAAAAATTTCGAAAGGCGATATTTACATTGGCCAAAGGAAGGTAAACAATCTGCATCCTCGGGACCGTCAAATTGCCATGGCTTTCGAGTCCTACGCTCTTTATCCTCCACTCACCGTTTTTGATAACATTGCTTTCCCGCTTAGAGCCCGGAAATACCCGGAGAAAAAGATACGCGATAAAATCAATACGGTTGCAGAGCTACTGGAAATCCAGGACATCCTTAACCACCGTCCAGCTCGCTTAAGCGGTGGAGAACAGCAACGAGTGTCCCTTGCTCGGGCTCTGGTCCGAGAGGATGCGCTGGTCACTTTAATGGACGAACCTATCTCTCACCTCGATTCACAACTCAAAGCAAAACTAAGAATTGAGTTAAAAAGGGTCCAGGAGGAGTGGGGGTTGACCGTTATATATGTCACTCATGATCAGCTTGAAGCACTGAGTATGGCTGATCGGGTGGTGGTCATGAATTTAGGAAGGATACAGCAAATTGGTTCACCAATTGAGCTTTACGAAAAGCCCAGCAACCTCTTTGTGGCGGGTTTTATAGGTGAGCCCCCCATGAACTTTATTGAGTGTGCTTTAGCTAAAGAAGGAGATAAGTTTTTTTTGCGGTCGACTTTTTTCAATTTTGAGCTGGATAGGGGGCTGGGTTCGGAAATTGCAAAAGAGAGTAAAGCTCCTCAAAAGTTAATCATGGGTGTAAGACCTGGTGATATGACTCTCGGAAAAAGCGAGGATGCTGAATCATATTCCTTGCAGGGACAAATTTTCAGTATAGAACCTCACGGGGAGTCTTCAGTGGTAATCCTTAACCTGGAGAAAGACGTACAGATTTACGTTGAGGTTCCAGGTCTTCCTGAGGCTGCTGAGGGCGAGGTTGCTTGGGTTTCTTTTTCCAAACAAAAGATGCACGTGTTTGATGGAGAAACCGGTGAAGTAATAAGGATTAGTTAG
- a CDS encoding ABC transporter ATP-binding protein, translating into MKEVEFVEVVKKYGDLVAVNNLNLKVNDGELLAILGAPGAGKSSTLKMVAGVEDITSGVIKIGGQVVNDLDPSERDVAMAFETYALYPHISVFENIAFPLRSPKRAKYFTEEDIKKRVREVAEFLEIDMLLNRKPKELSGGQRQRVSLARCLIRDPKVFLLDEPIAHLDAKLRHKLRRELKIWQQRKKTTMLYTTTDYLEAFSVGDRIAVLHRGSLLQVGTWDEIYERPAHRFIGQLVSDPPMNFFQGQLVRNGGAILFETKGIRFALSPEIQKRLMERSFEEVILGVFPSKVLLEFSDFRMEEHTGTLVKAVVRFSEVRGSRKIVFAQTGEGVTFTAQAALGIQCPPGSEREFFFPAASLQVFDNITQRNVLLLD; encoded by the coding sequence ATGAAAGAAGTCGAATTTGTAGAAGTGGTTAAAAAGTATGGAGATCTGGTGGCAGTGAATAACCTTAATTTAAAAGTTAATGATGGCGAACTGCTTGCAATACTTGGTGCTCCGGGCGCTGGAAAAAGCTCGACTTTAAAAATGGTAGCTGGCGTAGAGGATATTACTTCAGGAGTCATAAAAATTGGAGGTCAGGTAGTTAACGATCTGGATCCCTCCGAAAGAGATGTGGCGATGGCTTTTGAAACTTATGCTCTGTATCCTCACATATCAGTTTTTGAAAATATCGCTTTTCCTCTCCGTTCTCCCAAACGTGCTAAGTACTTTACTGAAGAAGATATTAAAAAAAGAGTACGGGAAGTAGCGGAATTTCTGGAAATAGATATGTTGCTTAACAGAAAACCTAAAGAACTCAGTGGAGGTCAAAGGCAGAGAGTTAGTTTGGCAAGATGTCTTATTAGAGACCCCAAGGTGTTTTTGCTCGATGAGCCCATCGCTCATCTTGATGCCAAGCTGAGACATAAGCTTAGGAGAGAGCTAAAAATCTGGCAGCAAAGAAAGAAAACTACCATGCTTTACACGACCACCGATTATCTGGAAGCCTTTTCTGTGGGAGACAGGATCGCTGTTTTGCATCGGGGTTCGCTTTTACAAGTGGGGACCTGGGATGAAATTTACGAACGGCCTGCTCACCGTTTTATTGGGCAGCTGGTCAGCGATCCCCCCATGAACTTTTTCCAAGGGCAGTTGGTAAGAAATGGAGGGGCAATTCTTTTTGAAACCAAAGGTATTCGTTTTGCGCTTTCTCCAGAAATTCAGAAGAGATTGATGGAGCGCAGCTTCGAAGAAGTGATTTTAGGCGTTTTTCCCAGTAAAGTGCTATTGGAGTTTTCGGATTTCCGTATGGAAGAACACACTGGAACGCTTGTTAAAGCTGTAGTTAGGTTTTCGGAGGTGCGGGGTTCCCGTAAAATCGTTTTTGCTCAGACGGGAGAGGGCGTTACTTTTACTGCTCAAGCTGCTTTGGGTATCCAGTGTCCTCCAGGAAGCGAAAGGGAGTTTTTCTTTCCTGCAGCTTCACTCCAGGTTTTCGACAACATTACTCAACGCAACGTTCTTTTACTTGATTAG
- a CDS encoding carbohydrate ABC transporter permease gives MRDDGLSVGKALAIFGLVLIMLWTLFPLYWIFLMSIKTPVDVIAYPPKFVFDPTLENYSVVLFGKAWLGKYETVKTDFPRYFLNSIIVCSGAVALSMLVGVPAAYSLARFDFRGKENFAFTLLSFRFAPGLIVIIPLYIIFRKLGFYGTYHGMIIAYQVITLPFAVWLMRGFFEDIPQELEQAARIDGYTWWGVFRKVNMPLVAPGIAATAILSFIFAWNDFLFGHVLSSDVTRPVTPSLMGFISYEQVLWGQMAAAAIVTLLPSVVLAFFIQRYLVRGLTFGAVKG, from the coding sequence ATGAGAGACGACGGACTTTCTGTTGGCAAGGCTCTGGCCATTTTTGGATTAGTTTTAATAATGTTGTGGACCCTTTTTCCGTTGTACTGGATATTTTTGATGTCCATTAAGACACCAGTGGATGTTATTGCTTATCCTCCTAAGTTTGTTTTTGATCCCACGCTTGAGAATTATTCGGTTGTTTTGTTTGGAAAGGCCTGGCTTGGAAAGTATGAAACAGTGAAAACGGACTTTCCCCGCTATTTTCTCAACAGTATCATTGTTTGTTCCGGAGCGGTCGCTCTCAGTATGCTGGTTGGTGTTCCTGCTGCCTATTCTCTGGCCCGCTTTGATTTCAGAGGGAAAGAAAACTTTGCTTTTACACTGTTGAGTTTCCGTTTCGCTCCTGGTTTGATAGTTATAATTCCGCTCTACATTATTTTCAGGAAACTTGGTTTCTATGGGACCTATCATGGTATGATCATCGCCTACCAGGTTATTACCCTTCCTTTTGCTGTTTGGTTGATGCGAGGCTTTTTCGAAGATATTCCTCAGGAGCTTGAACAGGCAGCCCGGATTGATGGGTATACCTGGTGGGGAGTGTTTCGCAAGGTCAACATGCCCCTTGTAGCTCCGGGCATTGCAGCCACCGCCATTCTCTCTTTCATCTTTGCCTGGAATGACTTTTTATTTGGGCATGTTCTTTCTTCCGACGTTACCAGGCCAGTTACTCCTTCCTTGATGGGTTTTATTTCCTATGAACAGGTTCTGTGGGGACAAATGGCTGCTGCAGCGATCGTTACTCTGTTGCCTTCAGTGGTTCTGGCTTTCTTTATTCAGCGTTATCTGGTTAGAGGCTTAACTTTTGGAGCAGTAAAGGGTTAA
- a CDS encoding carbohydrate ABC transporter permease: MRMLKQVAKKKNIAFWLFLPAFALTVGILVPFGYSVAMSFTNLNLTAGTKAFIGLGNYIKMMKDPEFWNSLKVTIFFTIGAVAFEVLVGFAAAYLLNLGLMGQRIYRTLFLVPVMLPPTVAAIMWKLMMAPIQGVLNYLLQLAGFLGLEWLGSSKTALMSVILIDAYVFIPFCGMIFLAGVQNLPKEPYEAAAVDGVSSWFVFRKLTLPLLKPVILIVLLFRIMDCLKHFDIIYAATKGGPASATMTLTVQAYYHSFRWTDMGYAFAHLVVLWAIVYVLSYFIVEQWKKAVAEVHGR; the protein is encoded by the coding sequence ATGAGAATGCTAAAGCAAGTTGCCAAAAAGAAGAACATCGCTTTCTGGCTTTTTTTGCCGGCCTTTGCCTTAACGGTAGGCATTCTGGTTCCTTTTGGTTATTCAGTTGCCATGTCGTTTACCAATCTTAATCTTACTGCCGGAACCAAGGCTTTCATAGGTTTAGGCAATTATATAAAAATGATGAAAGACCCAGAATTTTGGAACTCTTTAAAGGTGACGATCTTTTTCACGATTGGAGCCGTTGCTTTTGAAGTTCTGGTGGGCTTTGCTGCTGCGTATCTTCTTAATCTGGGGTTGATGGGCCAGAGAATTTATCGCACTCTTTTTCTGGTTCCGGTGATGTTGCCTCCAACTGTAGCGGCCATTATGTGGAAACTCATGATGGCACCCATACAGGGGGTGTTAAATTATCTTTTGCAACTTGCAGGATTTCTTGGCCTTGAATGGCTTGGTTCTTCAAAAACAGCCCTCATGTCAGTAATTTTGATCGATGCATACGTTTTTATCCCCTTCTGTGGAATGATTTTTCTGGCTGGAGTGCAAAATCTTCCGAAAGAACCTTATGAAGCTGCGGCGGTTGACGGAGTTTCAAGCTGGTTCGTTTTTCGTAAGTTGACTCTCCCGCTTTTAAAGCCGGTGATTCTTATCGTATTGTTGTTCAGGATTATGGATTGTTTAAAGCACTTTGACATAATCTACGCAGCTACCAAAGGTGGACCTGCCAGTGCTACTATGACTTTAACAGTGCAGGCTTATTATCACAGTTTTCGCTGGACGGATATGGGTTATGCCTTTGCCCACCTAGTTGTTCTCTGGGCTATTGTCTACGTTTTGAGTTATTTCATTGTTGAACAGTGGAAAAAAGCCGTGGCTGAAGTGCACGGAAGATAG